The sequence below is a genomic window from Mycobacteroides abscessus ATCC 19977.
ACAGGAAGCCACCCCTTCCGAGGGCAATGGGCGAGAATTCAGCTGCTAGCGTGAGGTTCGGGCCAGATACTCCGCACCGCGCGGCGAGAGCCGGTAGCCCACCGGCAGGCTCAGTGTGAGCCCCAGGTTCTTGAGCTTGCGCACCTGAACCTTGAAGGTCGCTAAATCCGGCCAGCGGGAGCATGATTCGAGGTCCTTTGCCCGAACTGCTGGGCGATGGGCGATCTCCCGGAGTACCTCACGGGTCCAGGGACCCGGCTTGGCGTTGCGATCCATGCGGTCCAGCCGCGCGTCTATGTCGGCGATTTCCCCGACCGAAAGCGCCACCGACGAGGCCAACTCCGCACGCGGATCAGGCATATCGATCTTGCGGAACGCCAAGCGGTACAACACATCAGCAGCGTCCTGGGCGCCCACATCGCTGCGGGCCGCAGCAGCCGACGGGTATCCGGCCAGCTGTGCATCGGCGTCATCGATGTCACGCGCGAGAATCTCGTCAACGGCATCGACTTCAATGAAGTCGAACTCGGTCATGGAGCGGATCCGGTCCGATCCGACGCGATAACGGCCACCAACCCGCACCTGCGGGCGCTTCCAGCGCCGGTAGGCCACCGAGATGCTGCCATCGTGTATTCCGGCGCGCAGCCTCGGCTCGAACAGCACTAGTGCCCCAAGGTGGCGCCGTAGAGGTCTTCGAGCGCCTTCCAGTGCCGTTGCGCGGCCCCCTCGTCATAGGTGGGGTTGTCCGTGACGGCGAACCCATGCTTGGCCGGATAGGTCTCGATGGTGTGCCGCACGCCGGCGTCCGTGAGCACCTGCCCCAGTAACTGTTCCTGCTCAGCAGGAAAGGACGCGTCCTCCTCGGCCGCCGCGATCAGCACCACGCCGGTGATACGCCCGGCAAGGTGGTGCGGACTGTTGAGGTCGTCGGCCTTGGCGAGGTTGCCGCCATGAAATGACGCCACGGCGCCCACCCGGCTCGCATGAGTTGCCGCCACCCGCAAAGAGATTCGGCCACCCATGCAGTAGCCGGTCAGGCCCACGAGCTCGCCGGTCACCTCCGGCTGGTCGGCAAGAAAGTCCAGAAAGCTCCCCGCGTCGGCATCGATCCGATCGGGGGTGAGCGTTCCCATCGTCGCGAACAGGCGTCCGCGCTCCTGCGTGTCGCCGAATGCGGTGGCCATATTGAATGGCTGCCAATTGCCTTCGCGGTAGTACACATCCGGCACCAGCACGACATACCCCCAGCTCGCGAGCCGGTCCCCCATCGCCCGCATCACATCGCGGGCGCCGCCGGCATCGGGGTAGAGAACCACCGCCGGGCCCGGCTGGTCCGGTAGGTGCAACGTTGCGGAGCATAGGCCGTCGGGGGTCAGGATCTGAGCATCGCGGCGCTGCATGTTTCCATCAAACCAGCCACCCGGCCCGGTAGCTACCACGCTGGTATCTTGGGCGGCAACGATCCGTCAATGACCAGGGGGAATCTGATGGCCTTTGCCAACACACTGTCCACATCGTGGCAAATCTTCAAAACGTCGGCAAAGGTATTGAGCTCACGCAAGGAGCTCGCGGTTTTCCCCCTCCTATCCGGCATTACGTCATTGCTCGTGCTGGTGGGAATGGTGGCGCTGGGCGTGCTCCTACTACCCGCCACGACGGGCGATTCGGTTCCACCGCTCTTTTACCCCGTTTTCGCCGTCGGTTACTTCATCCTGATGTATGTCGCGACCTTCTGGCAGGCGGCGCTCATATCGCAGGCGAACATCGCGCTGGAGGGCGGAGATCCCAGCGTGGCCGCCGGCATCTCGGCAGCGGCGCAGCGCGGCGGTCGCCTCCTCCCCTGGGTCCTCATCACCGGCGTTGTCTCCTGGATCATCAGCGCCGTGGAGGAGCGGGTGCCCTTCATCGGACGGTTCCTGGACGTCGCGTGGCGCGTGGTCTCCTTCCAGGTGCTGCCCACGCTCGTGCTGGAAAACCTCGGGGCGATTGATGCCGTCAAGAAGACCAAGGAAACGCTCAAGAACGCCTGGGGCCGCAACGTCGTCGGCATCGTGGGACTGAACTTTTTCACCGCGCTGCTGTCACTCCCGGGAATCGGTCTGATCTACCTGGGCGTGGCCGCGAACATGGCCGCGGTGACGGGTGTCTTCGCGTTGTTCGGAGTGCTCTGGATCCTGGTGGCCTCCATCGTCGGCGCCGCGCTCACCGGCATCTTTCAGACAGCGCTGTACAGATTCACCGTTGACGGCCACGTGCCGGGCCCCTTTGCCGGACTGGACCTGCGCCAAGCACTCAAAACGCGGTAAACGGGCCCGTACATAGGGGAACCGCAGGGCACGCGGGTGCGGTTCCGTAAACCACAGCCGTCACACTGGTAACTTAATGTACCAAGAGTAACTTAAGTGTCAGGGGTTTCGGTGTGGCTTCCTTCAACGCGCTATCGACCGCGCTGTCGACATCGTGGGACATTTTCAAGACGTCGACACGCCTCCTGAGCCACCGTAAGGCGCTGCTGTTCTTCCCCATCGCCGCGGCGGCAACGCTGGCCGTCTTCATCGTGGCCCTGATCGTCCTGGGGCTGCTGCTGCCACCGAACATCGACAAAACCTCGCCGCAGTTCGTCCGGGCTGCCCTGGCTATCGACTACGTGATCCTGTTGTATGTCGCACTGTTCTGGCAGACGGCCCTCATCACTCAGACCACTGCGGCACTGCAGGGCGAGAAACCGAGTTTTACCCGCGGCTTCGCCGCAGCCCGTCGTTACCGCACGCGGTTGCTGCCCTGGGTGCTCATCGACACGGCGGTCACCTGGGGCTTCGGCATCATCGACGAGAACCTCCTCTACGTGGGCAGCCTTGTCCATGTCTTATTCATCGGGCGGTTTCTCGATCTGATGTGGCGTGCCGTCTCGTTTCAGGTGCTGCCGACAATCGTCCTGCGAAATGTCGGCACTGTGGAAGCCATCAAGACCTGCAAAAAGACCCTGCGGAGCATGCTGTCCAGAAACGTCCTCGCCCAGCTCGGTCTGCGAATCTTCATCCTGGTACTGGTACTGCCCGGTGTCGGCATGCTCTTCGCTGCCGCCGCGGCGGGCCACGGGGTGTTATCGGGCGTGCTCGGGCTGGCCGGCGGGCTATGGATCGCGGCCGCGATCCTCTATGGCGCAACCGTCAGCGGGATTTATCAAACAGTGCTGTACCGAAGCGCGGAGGCGTCAAACCACGCCTAGTTACGCGCTCTTTAGATGAAGAGCGTCAGCACAATCCAGGTAGCGACCGCCGACGGCAGCAGCGAGTCCAGGCGGTCCATGATGCCGCCGTGACCGGGCAGCAGCGTGCCCATATCCTTGATCCCCAAGTCGCGCTTGACCTGTGACTCCACGAGGTCGCCCAGTGTGCCGGTGATGACAAGCATCACGCCGAGCGCGATACCCACGAACGGGTGATGTCCGAGCAGGAACGTCACCGCCAGAGTAGACGCCGTGGTTCCCACCACGAGCGAGCCCGCCAGGCCCTCCCAGGATTTCTTCGGGCTGATCGCGGGTGCCATCGGATGCTTACCGAACAAGACCCCCGCCGCGTATCCGCCGATATCGGAGAAGGTGACACCGAGCATCAGGCAGAAAACCTGCTCTGCGCCGTTGTCCGGATAGACCAGCAGCGCGCCGAAGGATGCGAACAGCGGAATCCATGCGGCCACGAAAACCGTGATCGCCACATCGCGCAGATAATTCACCGGCTGACTGCCCAGCCCCTGGCTCAAGAGCCGCCAAATCATGCACACCACAACGGTCGCGGCGAAGGCACCAACCGATCCCGCGGTCCCCCACGGCCACGTCAACCAGATCATGGCCTGCCCGCCGAAGAACAAGGGGATGAAAGGAACCGAGATATCGGCCTGGCGCAGCCGCTTGGTCACCTCCCACATCGCGATCCCGAGGAAGACCGAGATGATGCCGACCCAGATCTCCTTCTGGTACAACAACGAGAAAATGATCAGGGCGGCGAGCGCAACCCCGACGCCAATTGCGGCCGGCAGGTTGCGCCCGGCCCGGGACTTCGCCCCCGCAGGGGGCGCAGGGCTGCTGCCGGGGGCCGGAGCCGCGTCGGTGTCTCCCATGGTCGTCACTACCGGCGGCCCTAGACCTCCAGTAGCTCGCCTTCTTTGTGTTTCACCAGCTCATCGATCTGGCTCACGTACTGCGCGGTGGTCTTGTCCAGATCCTTTTCCGCTCGGCCCACCTCGTCCTCGCCGGCCTCGCCATCTTTCTTGATCCGGTTAAGCTCGTCGTTGGCCTTACGCCGGATATTGCGCAGGGTCACCTTGGCGTCCTCGCCCTTGCCCTTGGCCTGCTTGACCAGCTCGCGGCGGCGCTCCTCGGTGAGCTGAGGAATGGCGACACGAATGATGCTGCCATCATTGCTCGGGTTCAAGCCCAGATCCGAGTTGCGGATCGCGTCTTCGATGGCCTTGAGCTGGTTGGACTCATAGGGCTTGATGACCACCATGCGCGCCTCGGGCACGTTGATACCGGCCACCTGCGTGATCGGGGTCGGAGTGCCGTAGTAGTCGATGACGACCCGCTGGAACATGCCGGGGTTTGCCCGCCCGGTCCGAATGGTCGCGAAGTCGTCGCGGGCGACCGTCACGGCCTTTTCCATCTTCTCCTCGGCATCGAGAAGAACCTCGTCAATCACGATTGATCTCCCATCGGGTTCGATGATCTTCGCGCAAGCTGGGGCCACCGCCCGCCTGCGGGGGCCTCATCACGGTGTTACCAGCGTTCCGATCTTCTCACCTGCGACCGCCCTTGCGATATTCCCTTCGGTAAGCAGGTTGAACACCAGGATCGGCATCCGGTTGTCCATACACAGGCTGAACGCGGTGGCATCGGCGACCTGTAGGCCGCGATCGATGACCTCGCGGTGCGTGATCTCGGGCAGGAATTCGGCGTCGGGATTGGCGCGCGGGTCGTCGGTGAAGATGCCGTCAACCGCCTTGGCCATCAGCACCACCTCGGCGCCAATCTCCAGTGCACGCTGCGCGGCCGTAGTGTCGGTGGAGAAGTACGGCAGGCCCATGCCGGCACCGAAGATGACGACACGCCCCTTCTCCAAGTGCCTTCTGGCACGCAGCGGAATGTACGGCTCGGCGACCTGCCCCATGGTGATGGCGGTCTGCACGCGCGTCACGATGCCTTCCTTTTCCAGGAAGTCTTGCAGCGCAAGGCTGTTCATCACGGTTCCGAGCATGCCCATGTAGTCCGACCGAGTGCGCTCCATACCGCGCTGCTGCAACTGGGCGCCCCGGAAGAAGTTGCCGCCGCCGATCACCACCGCAACCTCGGCACCGGTACGTACCACCTCGGCAATCTGCCTGGCCACCCGGTGAACCACATCAGGGTCCAAGCCGACGGCACCCCCACCGAACATTTCGCCGCCGAGCTTGAGCAGCACCCGCTTATATCCGGTGCGGCTCACATCGCGCGTCATCACGCCTCCTCGGTACGGGCTCAACAAAGCCGGTGCACAAGCACAGCCATCGGGCCCCGGATACCCCGGGCGCCTCGACGGCTGCATCTATCTCGCGGACCATCCTGCCCTATTGGGCGACGCCTGTTGGCATGACCCGGTGATCCGGGCCTGGGCCGGTTGTGCTTTCGGTCAGACCGATCAGGGGCTGAGGCAGCGGCGCCACATGCAGCACCCCCAACCGCTGCGTGGCACGGGTGAGCGCCACATAGAGTTCAGCGGCGCCACGCGGACCGTCGGCCAGGATACGTTCCGGTTCCACCACCAGCACCGCGTCGAACTCGAGCCCCTTGGTCTCCGAGGCCGGCACTGTGCCCGGCACACCCGGTGGGCCGATCACCACACTGGTACCCTCGCGACCTTTCTCGTTCAGCACGAATTCTTCTATGGCTTTTGGCAATTCGCCTTCGGAGAGGCGCCTGGACCACGGCAGGACGCCGCTTGAACGGACGGATTCGGGCGGTTGGGTACCCGGCGCGAACTCGGCCAGCACCGCCGAAGCAACGGCCATGATTTCTGCGGGCGTGCGGTAGTTGACCGACAGCGGCCGGTACAGCCAGCGCCCGGGCACGTACGGCTGCAGCATCGCCTCCCAGGATGTGGCACCGGCGGCTGATCGGCGCTGAGCCAGATCGCCCACGACCGTGAACGAACGACTTGGGCAGCGGCGCATCAACACTCGCCAGTCCATCTCGGACAGCTCCTGCGCCTCATCGATCACAATGTGTCCATAGGTCCAGTCTCTGTCGGCCGACGCACGTTCGACCAGGTCGCGAGTGTCACGTTCGGTGAATCGTTCCGCGAGATCCTCCGCCCCCAACAGATCGGTGGCGAAGAGGTGGTCCTCGTCGTCCATCATGTCCTCGCGACCGGTCATCAGATCGAGGACACCGGCGGCATACTCGGCCTCGGCCCTGCGTTCACGTTCGGCGGCTTCTTCTGCCGCCTTGTCACGGCCCAGCAGATCGACCAGCTCGTCCAGCAAGGGAACATCGGAGACTGTCCACGCATCACCTATGCGCCGGGCCAGCGCTGGATCCGCGCCGGCCGCCCGCAATCGCTCGGGCGAGGTGTACAACTCCGACAACAGTGTCTCCGGTGTGAGCATCGGCCACAGCGCGTCCAGGGCAGCGGCGAATCCCTCGTGATCCCCCAGTTCGTCGAGAAGCTCGGCGCGCAGGTGTTCCCAGGCCTTGCGGTCCTCGCGAGTCAGCCATCCCTTGCCGATGCGCGGGATGGCCCGCTCGGTCAGCGCCCAGGTGAGCACGTCGGTAAATACCGTCCTGGCCTCGTTGTGCGGAAGCTTGCTCGCGCGGGCCTCCTCAATGGCCCACTGCGCAATGTCGGCATCGATGCGCACGCTGACGTCGGCAAGCTGAATCGGCATCGGATTCTCGGGCGCCCGCTGCCGATCCGCGACGGCGGCGGCCAGCACATCCAGAATCTGCAGCGAGCCCTTGACCCGGGCGGCCTCCTCGTCGTCCTCCGCGGTGACCTTGAGGCCCGGTACCAGATCACCCGCCGTGGTAAACACCACGTTCGTCTCCCCCAGCGAGGGCAGCACGCGAGAGATATGGCCCAGGAAGGCCGCATTCGGGCCAACGACCAGCACCCCGTGGCGTTCCATCCGTTTGCGCTGGGTGTACAGCAGATACGCCACCCGGTGCAGCGCCACCACCGTTTTGCCCGTGCCGGGACCGCCCTCGATCACCAGTACGCCCGGATGGTCGAGTCGGATGATCCGGTCCTGTTCGGCCTGGATGGTTGCCACGATGTCGCGCATCCCGTGACCACGCGGCGCGTTCACCGCGGCCAGCAGCGCGGCATCACTCAGAGTTCCGCGTTCCCCGTCGTGGTCCTCGCCATCCGGGCGGCCGAGGATCTCATCGGTGAAGTCGTCGACGTGACGTCCCCGTGTGCGGAACTGGCGCCGGCGCCGGGTGTTCTCGGGATGCGCGCTGGTCGCGATATAAAACGCTTGCGCCGCGGGCGCCCGCCAATCGATCAGCAGCGGTTCGTAGTCGTTGCTCTCATCGAGGAGGCCGATGCGCCCGACGTAGGAGCGCTCGCCGGTGATGGCGTCCAGCCGGCCGAAGCACAGCCCGTCATCGGCGACATCCAGGCGCTGCGCCTGCCTGGCCAGTGCGCGCACCTCGTCGTCGCGCTCCGCCATCGCCCCACCGTTCTGCTGGTCGACAGGCCCGCGCAGGGCGCTGCGGTATCGCCCCTTCACACGCGCGCGTTCGGCATCGAGCCGCTCATACAGTCCAGCGATGTATTCGCGCTCGGCCTGCAGTTCTTCTTCGTGCGTCGTCAACCGAAATTTCCCCATTTTCCTTGTAGTCCATGGCATCTGACATTTGAGCTCAGTGATTGTGCGGTATCACCCGGGTCTTGCCGCAAGCCCCCCTGTGCGTTATAAGTTGAAAGGGGAAAGGTTATTCAGGCCGATTCGGTGGTCGCCACCGCGTGCAATTCTTTCCGCCAACTCCACAGCCCCACCGCGGCCATGACGCTGAGGAACGCGTAGAAACCCGCCGTGAGGTTCAGCCCCTTGTACAGATAGACGCCGACGGAGAACGTATCGGTGACGATCCACAGGATCCAGTTTTCGATCCACTTACGGTTCATCATGAGCTGGGAAACCACGCTGAACCCCGTGATGGCCGAATCAAGCTGCGGGGCATTTGAATCGGTGAAGGTAACCAGAAACGCGTAGAGGCCCGCGACCAGGGCGACGAGGCACGAGACCAGTGGGAGCCACGCCCGTTGCGGTGTACGCGTGACTGTCACCCCGTGCCGGTCCTGACTTCCCCGCAGCCATAGATGCCAACCCTGCGCGGCCAGAGCGATAAACATGATCTGCAGGGCCGCGTCGGCGTACAGGGTCTGCCGACTGAAGACCACCATGTAGAACAGCGAGCTGACGATCGCCACCGGGAAGGTCCAAATATTTTGCCGTACCGCCAGAATGACGAACAGCACACCGGACAGGCTGCCAATTAGCTCGGTCCAGTCCACGGCACCAGATTAGCCGAGCAGCAGTAAGCTCGCGCCATGACGACGGCGGACCAGCAGCGGAGCTTCTCGTGGCTGGCCGGGCTGATCAACGACAGCGAACCACGATGCGGCAATGTGCGCGTTGTCGCCATCGACGGCAGAGGCGCCGCAGGTAAGAGCACCTTTGCTGCGCGACTGCATTCCGCGCTGACGGAGACTTCTTCGCCGACCGCGGTCCTCCACACCGATGATTTCGCGTCCTGGGACACGTTCTTCGGCTGGTGGCCCCGGCTCGAGGAGCAGGTGCTGGCGCCGTGGGCACGCGGCGAAGAGGCCCGCTATCGGCGCTACGACTGGCAGACCCGCGAATTCGGCCCGTGGGAGCCCTTGTCGCCGCCATCGGTCCTCATCCTGGAAGGAGTCGGGTCGGGCCGCACGGCCGGCGCCGATCAGCTGAGCATGCTGATCTGGGTGCAGACCGATCAGCCCACCCGGCGCCTGCGGGCCCGGATTCGCGATGGCGCACAACTGAGCGAGTTCTGGCAGCTATGGATCGACGCCGAAGAAGCACACTTCCGCCTGGATCCCACCGCCGGTCGCGCCGATATCGTCGTCGACGGCGACCCCGCGGTGGCCCCGCAGCACCCGGAACGCGACTTCATGGTACGGGCGGCTACACCCAGGGCGTCTAACGCAGCGCGACCGTGGGCCCGTTCGGATCCAGCGGGGCGCAGCTGTCCTGTCCCACCGTCGTGGAGCACTTCGCCGCCGGAATGACCGGCCGGTATCCGGGCACAGTCCCCGCGTCCCGGGTGATCTGGGTGTACGTTGCGACGGCATCGGTGGGCACCCGCTTGAGCGCCGGATCACCCAATGCATCAACGGTATACAGACCGAAACGTGGCCGGTAGCTTCCCCACTCGTAGTTATCGACCAAAGACCAGTAGTTGTAGCCGACGATCGGGATTCCGTCCGCCTTGGCCCGCTGCAGCCAAAAGACGGTGTCGCTCAAGTACTGCGATCGCGTCACCCCGTCGGCCCGCGGCTTGCCATTGTCGGTCACCATCCCGTTCTCGACGATGTAGATCGGCAGTCCCGGGTAGCGCTGTGCGTAATGCCGTGACACGTAGTAGATGTCTTCGGGCTGAAGTTTGATGTTCCAGCGGGCCGCCATGCTCTGCGCCGATGCCGGATTGTCTGCCGCGGTCCCGGTGTAGTAGTCGAACCCCAGATAGTCGAGGCTGCCGGCAACCCGGTCGAAGAACGAACCCTCGATACCCTTCACGCCGAAACCTGCGAACTGCGCCAACACATCCGGTGGGATGTAGGCCTCATTGGTCGTCACCTTCGCCTCGGGGTCGGCCTCGTGGGCGGCGCGGTATACCGCACGGTGCGCATCGGCGACCCGGTCCAGAAACCCGTTGAACTGGTCAGGCTTGATCGCGCCCGTGCGCACCTCCATCGCCCCGAAGGCCAGCGGTTCGTTGATGCTGACCCACAGCACCCCTTGCCCGGCATAACGTTTGGTGATCGCCTTGGCGAATTCCTCAAAAGCGGGGAGATTGTTCATGAACCCGCCGCTGTCGGCAACCCACCCCGGATACACCCAGTGCATGAGCGTGATCATCGGTGTCATGCCGTTTTCACGCAGTGTGGCGACAACGGAGTCGTAGTACGCCAGCTCCTTCTCATCCCATTTACCCGGTTCAGGCATCACCCTGGACCACTCCAGGCCGAATCGAAATGTGTTGACGCCCATGGCATGCGCATTGGCGATGTCTTCGGCGTACCGGTGCCGGAAATCATCGGCCTGCTTATAGGGATCCACGGGGCCATCCGCGAGGAGATTCGATTCGTCGGGGTGTACGGGTTTACCCGCGCTGCGCTCGACGTAACGGCGCCAATTGCTGTCGGGCGCACTGCCCTCTACCTGGTAACCCGCGGTGGCGGTGCCCCAGTAGAACCCGCGATCCCAGCCGGCATCCTCCTTGGGGGCCTCCTGCCGAGGGCTGCAGGCCGTCAACCCCAGTGCGACCACAGCTGCCGATGCCATGACGGCGTTCATCCACTTCATGACAAAACCATACACCGTACGGTTTCTTACCTGAGCAGCAACTCCCACACCCGGCGCATGTGCTCGCCCATATCGATGGACGGGTCCGACATCCACTGGATCTGAATTCCATCGGCGGCGGCGATCAGGGCCGTGGCGGCAAAGTCGGCGTCGACGTGCGCCGGAACGGTGCCGTCGACCTGGCGCCCACGCACGTACGCGGCAATGCGTGCACGCATCCTTTCGTACCGGTCGCGCAGGTACGCACCCGCGGGATGTTCGGGGTCCACCGCCGCCGCGGCCGCCAGCGACAAATACACCGTCCCCGAGCCAGGCTTGTTCGCCTTGTCCAGCATGGCCTGCGCCAGCACCTCGCCGGGATCGAGCTCAATCTCCGAATTACGGTATCGCTCTTCAAAAGTAGCGTCCGCGCCGCGCTGAATCTCGGTGAGAATGACGTCCCGCGTCGGAAAGTAGTGCATCAATCCGGCCAGACTGATGTTCGCCTCCTTGGCGATCACGCGCATCGAAGCACCGGCCTCCCCGTCACGCTCCAACACCGTCAAGGCCGCGGACAGAATTTCCTGGCGTTTGGCTTCCCCTTTTGGGTACCGCTTGGTGCCCGTCCCGGCAGCTGACATTGCCCGAGGCTAGCGCACCCCGGGCCACCTACCTCACTGCCGATACGGCGGCCGGTATGCCGGGTAGGCCATGCGCGGGCGGACGGGTCCGCGCGTGATCAGCCGGGCCGTGGGCACCTCGGCCAGGGAAACACGATCGGTCAAGGGAGTGCCCTGTACCGCCGGCTCATCCACGTCGCCGCCGCGGGCGCTGATCCCGTCCCTGACCAGATAACTCGTCAGCGAGGTGATGATGACGGTGATCGCCGAGCCGACCTCTCCCGGCACCACCACGTTGAAAAGACCAAGAACGAACAGCAGGACGACGGTAATCGCGCCGGCCACGCCGCCCGCGGCCACCTTGGCACTGGGTGTCACTCCCATCGCAGTCCCCTTTCCTCTGGTTCATCCAGAAGATAGGAGCGAGGGACACCGGAAAACATGAGTAACGGACTACCCGAGTTCGCACACCGGGACGGAGAAACAATTCGACCCCGCCCGGAAACTCCCGGCGGGGCCGAACTGACGTAAAGCGAACTAGGCCTGGCCGACCTCGAACCGCGCGAAGCGGGTCACGGTGACACCGGCCTCGTCAAGCAGAGCCTTGACAGACTTCTTGTTGTCGGACACCGACGGCTGATCCAACAGCACGACATCCTTGTAGTAACCGGTGACGCGGCCCTCGACGATCTTGGGCAGTGCCGCCTCGGGCTTGCCCTCTGCCTTCGCGGTCTCCTCGGCGATCCGACGCTCGTTCTCGACCACATCGGCCGGAACGTCCTCGCGCGTCAGGTACTTGGCCTTGAGCGCTGCGATCTGCAGGGCCACAGCGTGCGCAGCGTCTGCGCCGGTGGCATCGCCCGATGCCGACTCGTACTCGACCAGCACACCCACGGCCGGCGGCAGATCCGCGGCACGCTTGTGCAGGTAGGCCTCGACGGTTCCGCCGAAGTACGCCACCCGGCGCAGCTCCAACTTCTCGCCGATCTTGGCGGCCAGGTCGGCGATCGCCTGCTCGACGGTCCGGCCGTCCTCGACCTTGGCGGCCAGCAGAGCGTCGACCTCGCCGATCTTCCCGGCCGCGGCCGCACCGACGATGGCGTCGGCGAGAGCCTGGAACTCGGCGTTCTTGGCGACGAAGTCGGTCTCCGAGTTCAACTCGACAAGCGCACCGTCACGCGCGACGACGAGGCCTTCGGCGGTGGCACGCTCGGCGCGCTTGCCAACGTCCTTGGCGCCCTTGATGCGCAGCACCTCGACGGCCTTGTCGAAGTCACCGTCAGACTCGGCCAGGGCGTTCTTGCAGTCGAGCATTCCGGCACCGGTCAGTTCCCGGAGCCGCTTCACATCGGCGGCAGTGAAATTCGCCATTTAGCCTTCCTCGGTTGTGGTTTCGGTGGCCGCAGCGGACGGCGCTGAAGCCTCGTCGGTGGTCGCGACAGCGGAGGCGAGCAGTTCCTGCTCCCACTCGGCCAACGGCTCGCCAGCCTCGGGCTTCTCGTCGCCGCCAGCCAGGCCGGAGCGTGCCTGCAGACCCTCGGCGATCGCGGAAGCGACGACCTTGGTGAGCAGC
It includes:
- the tsf gene encoding translation elongation factor Ts; translation: MANFTAADVKRLRELTGAGMLDCKNALAESDGDFDKAVEVLRIKGAKDVGKRAERATAEGLVVARDGALVELNSETDFVAKNAEFQALADAIVGAAAAGKIGEVDALLAAKVEDGRTVEQAIADLAAKIGEKLELRRVAYFGGTVEAYLHKRAADLPPAVGVLVEYESASGDATGADAAHAVALQIAALKAKYLTREDVPADVVENERRIAEETAKAEGKPEAALPKIVEGRVTGYYKDVVLLDQPSVSDNKKSVKALLDEAGVTVTRFARFEVGQA
- a CDS encoding TetR/AcrR family transcriptional regulator produces the protein MSAAGTGTKRYPKGEAKRQEILSAALTVLERDGEAGASMRVIAKEANISLAGLMHYFPTRDVILTEIQRGADATFEERYRNSEIELDPGEVLAQAMLDKANKPGSGTVYLSLAAAAAVDPEHPAGAYLRDRYERMRARIAAYVRGRQVDGTVPAHVDADFAATALIAAADGIQIQWMSDPSIDMGEHMRRVWELLLR
- a CDS encoding family 1 glycosylhydrolase; the protein is MKWMNAVMASAAVVALGLTACSPRQEAPKEDAGWDRGFYWGTATAGYQVEGSAPDSNWRRYVERSAGKPVHPDESNLLADGPVDPYKQADDFRHRYAEDIANAHAMGVNTFRFGLEWSRVMPEPGKWDEKELAYYDSVVATLRENGMTPMITLMHWVYPGWVADSGGFMNNLPAFEEFAKAITKRYAGQGVLWVSINEPLAFGAMEVRTGAIKPDQFNGFLDRVADAHRAVYRAAHEADPEAKVTTNEAYIPPDVLAQFAGFGVKGIEGSFFDRVAGSLDYLGFDYYTGTAADNPASAQSMAARWNIKLQPEDIYYVSRHYAQRYPGLPIYIVENGMVTDNGKPRADGVTRSQYLSDTVFWLQRAKADGIPIVGYNYWSLVDNYEWGSYRPRFGLYTVDALGDPALKRVPTDAVATYTQITRDAGTVPGYRPVIPAAKCSTTVGQDSCAPLDPNGPTVALR